A DNA window from Schistocerca americana isolate TAMUIC-IGC-003095 chromosome 4, iqSchAmer2.1, whole genome shotgun sequence contains the following coding sequences:
- the LOC124614061 gene encoding uncharacterized protein LOC124614061, with the protein MASLAFLILAAFLSNTAAAPAQNTPATTNSALRIDVSPSAELTQTSGHAQHAVNGEEDDAYYYTYDGDDTDAAAPAGVEDEYAAGGDDMVAAASMAFRPLFRYRAQQRNRRRMRAERRYRSSRNHW; encoded by the exons ATGGCATCTCTGGCGTTTCTG ATTCTCGCTGCATTCCTCAGCAACACTGCTGCCGCTCCGGCCCAGAATACACCGGCGACAACGAACTCAGCACTTAGAATCGATGTCTCACCGAGTGCAGAACTGACACAGACCAGCGGACATGCACAGCACGCTGTAAACGGAGAGGAAGACGACGCATATTATTACACCTACGACGGCGATGACACGGACGCAGCGGCACCGGCCGGCGTGGAAGACGAGTACGCGGCCGGCGGCGACGACATGGTTGCGGCGGCGTCCATGGCTTTCCGGCCGCTGTTCCGCTACCGGGCGCAGCAGAGGAACCGCCGGCGGATGCGCGCCGAGCGCCGCTACCGCAGCAGCAGAAACCACTGGTGA